AGCAGGTGTTGTTTCGCTACTGCAATAGCGCTGGGGAGCTCACGCCTGAAGCCAACCCGAATGGATCGCTTAACCATATTGCCGGAATTTGCAATCGCCAAGGCAATGTTTTAGGAATGATGCCTCACCCGGAAAGGGCAGCGGATGCCATGTTGGGCAGTACCGACGGCATGCATCTTTTTCAGGGCCTCTTGTCTACCATGTTGATGAGCGTTTAGGAGTTGGCATCTTCTCTCCTCCCATGTCAGGTGATAGGGGGAGATGTCTGGGGGCGTCGGTCTACAACGCCAGCTATTCTGAGGCAGCCGCATCATCTCTCCAGGTTTTTTCAATGCCCCGTTTCCCATAGGTAGACAATCTTATGGGCTCATCAAGTTACGACTAGGGCTATGGGAATTTCACGTTATGCTTATACCCACAACGTGAATGAACATGATCTTTTGGATGCTAGGTTAAGCAAGTGGGTTCAGTGTTGTCATTCTGGTATGCCCACACCTCATCATGGCAATCATGACAGTCGAGGTTTAACCAGCTTGCAGAGATGCCCTCGCCGTGGCTTCAGGGTTGTTCATCCTCAGCCATAGCCAAAGGTAGAGTGACTTAGTGAGCAACACACTCTTCGACTCCGGGAGTTGTTTCTTGAGCTATGTCTTGGTGGCTGCTAAGGCTAGCGTGAAGAGCTTAAATCTCTGATGTAGGCCGTGGGTAGATAAGATGACTCTATGGGGGTGTCGTTGAAGCACTTCAGATAGCCGTGTTACGTTGGGATGCAGTCTATATCTATGCTTCTCAACCTTGAAGCTGTGAGCTAATTTCGTCACTCTACTCTCTACTTATGCCGCTGACTATTCTCGTCGCAGAAGATGACCCAGGGACTCGCCTATCGATCGCCGACTATCTGGAACTAGCAGGCTATCTTGTGATTGTTGCCGAAGATGGTCGGGAAGCCCTATCGGTGATCGAGAAACATTCTCCCCATTTGTTAATCACCGACGTGACGATGCCTTTCCTGGATGGGTATGACCTGGTCAACCAAGTGCGTCGCCGGCCGATGTTTCGCCTATTGCCGGTCATTTTTTTGACGGCTCGAACAAGTACAGAAGAACGAGTCCGAGGCTATAAGCTGGGCTGTGATGCCTACCTGGCTAAGCCGTTTGAACTGGTGGAGTTGGGAGCTATCG
The sequence above is a segment of the Candidatus Obscuribacterales bacterium genome. Coding sequences within it:
- a CDS encoding response regulator transcription factor; the protein is MPLTILVAEDDPGTRLSIADYLELAGYLVIVAEDGREALSVIEKHSPHLLITDVTMPFLDGYDLVNQVRRRPMFRLLPVIFLTARTSTEERVRGYKLGCDAYLAKPFELVELGAIVRNLLERSQMIQTEWHVRTQAVAPPGQDASRQGSYSNDAKAPHPLTTLDTPDLTTRERDVLGLLSDGLSNAQIGDRLHLSPRTVEKYVSSLLRKTTTSNRAELVRFALEHHLI